From Solea senegalensis isolate Sse05_10M linkage group LG19, IFAPA_SoseM_1, whole genome shotgun sequence, the proteins below share one genomic window:
- the si:ch211-51c14.1 gene encoding protein kinase C and casein kinase substrate in neurons protein 3 isoform X1 codes for MKHKENRMSTLSADSSPEDASNRSFWMPGNYQRTVKRTEDAFQACNDIVACFQERARVERQYAQQLSEWSNKWKPVVDSTPLYGSLLKAWQCFLSSADRLASLHASICRSLVSEDGDKVRTWQKDTFHKKLFGGFKESQDTETGFARAQKPWAKRLKKLDKARRAYHKVSRKEHIARERDAHAQGNPDISIDKQKKIQEEREIAQQEAEKVRSRYEKVLEEVNRYAPRYMEEMESIFDQSQEEERKRIVFLKQAFLSIHTHLDITNNESALAVYNELHNTLMAIDEQEDLRWWKNTHGPGMPTDWPHFQDWIPDKKNKKGKKDVEKKGTLEKSAMIGGVRVRALYDYVGQETDELSFKAGEEFLKVEDEDDQGWCRGMKDGGWEGLYPANYVEVV; via the exons ATGAAGCACAAAG AGAACAGGATGTCGACGCTGTCAGCAGACTCCAGCCCCGAAGATGCCAGCAATCGCAGCTTCTGGATG CCTGGGAACTATCAGCGCACGGTGAAGCGGACAGAAGACGCTTTCCAGGCCTGTAATGACATAGTGGCATGTTTTCAAGAGAGAGCTCGGGTGGAGAGGCAGTACGCACAGCAACTTAGTGAATGGAGCAACAAATGGAAGCCGGTGGTGGACTCCA CTCCTCTGTACGGCTCTCTTCTGAAGGCCTGGCAGTGTTTTTTGTCCTCTGCTGACCGGCTGGCTTCCTTACACGCCTCCATCTGCCGCTCACTGGTGTCAGAGGACGGAGACAAGGTCAGGACCTGGCAGAAGGACACTTTCCACAAGAAGTTATTTGGAGGATTCAAGGAGTCTCAGGACACCGAGACAGGCTTTGCACGTGCTCAGAAACCATGGGCCAAGCGCCTTAAGAAG TTGGATAAAGCCAGGAGGGCGTACCATAAGGTGAGCCGTAAAGAGCACATAGCCAGGGAGCGAGATGCACACGCTCAGGGAAACCCAGACATCTCCATcgacaaacaaaagaagatcCAGGAGGAGCGAGAGATCGCTCAACAGGAGGCTGAGAAG GTTCGTTCCCGCTACGAGAAAGTCCTAGAGGAGGTGAACCGCTATGCTCCTCGCTACATGGAGGAGATGGAGTCCATCTTTGACCAGTCCCAGGAGGAGGAGCGGAAAAGGATCGTCTTCCTCAAACAGGCCTTCCTCTCCATCCACACACATCTGGACATCACCAACAATGAGAG TGCGTTAGCTGTGTACAATGAGCTGCACAACACACTGATGGCCATCGATGAGCAAGAGGACCTTCGCTGGTGGAAAAACACCCACGGGCCTGGAATGCCCACAGACTGGCCTCACTTCCAG GATTGGATCCCTGataagaagaacaaaaaagggaaaaaggatGTGGAAAAGAAAGGAACACTAGAGAAGAG TGCGATGATCGGAGGCGTGAGAGTCAGAGCTCTGTATGATTACGTTGGCCAGGAGACGGATGAGCTGTCCTTTAAAGCAG GTGAGGAGTTTCTGAAGGTCGAGGATGAGGACGATCAGGGCTGGTGTCGGGGCATGAAGGACGGCGGGTGGGAGGGGCTTTACCCAGCCAACTACGTGGAGGTGGTGTAA
- the si:ch211-51c14.1 gene encoding protein kinase C and casein kinase substrate in neurons protein 3 isoform X2 produces the protein MSTLSADSSPEDASNRSFWMPGNYQRTVKRTEDAFQACNDIVACFQERARVERQYAQQLSEWSNKWKPVVDSTPLYGSLLKAWQCFLSSADRLASLHASICRSLVSEDGDKVRTWQKDTFHKKLFGGFKESQDTETGFARAQKPWAKRLKKLDKARRAYHKVSRKEHIARERDAHAQGNPDISIDKQKKIQEEREIAQQEAEKVRSRYEKVLEEVNRYAPRYMEEMESIFDQSQEEERKRIVFLKQAFLSIHTHLDITNNESALAVYNELHNTLMAIDEQEDLRWWKNTHGPGMPTDWPHFQDWIPDKKNKKGKKDVEKKGTLEKSAMIGGVRVRALYDYVGQETDELSFKAGEEFLKVEDEDDQGWCRGMKDGGWEGLYPANYVEVV, from the exons ATGTCGACGCTGTCAGCAGACTCCAGCCCCGAAGATGCCAGCAATCGCAGCTTCTGGATG CCTGGGAACTATCAGCGCACGGTGAAGCGGACAGAAGACGCTTTCCAGGCCTGTAATGACATAGTGGCATGTTTTCAAGAGAGAGCTCGGGTGGAGAGGCAGTACGCACAGCAACTTAGTGAATGGAGCAACAAATGGAAGCCGGTGGTGGACTCCA CTCCTCTGTACGGCTCTCTTCTGAAGGCCTGGCAGTGTTTTTTGTCCTCTGCTGACCGGCTGGCTTCCTTACACGCCTCCATCTGCCGCTCACTGGTGTCAGAGGACGGAGACAAGGTCAGGACCTGGCAGAAGGACACTTTCCACAAGAAGTTATTTGGAGGATTCAAGGAGTCTCAGGACACCGAGACAGGCTTTGCACGTGCTCAGAAACCATGGGCCAAGCGCCTTAAGAAG TTGGATAAAGCCAGGAGGGCGTACCATAAGGTGAGCCGTAAAGAGCACATAGCCAGGGAGCGAGATGCACACGCTCAGGGAAACCCAGACATCTCCATcgacaaacaaaagaagatcCAGGAGGAGCGAGAGATCGCTCAACAGGAGGCTGAGAAG GTTCGTTCCCGCTACGAGAAAGTCCTAGAGGAGGTGAACCGCTATGCTCCTCGCTACATGGAGGAGATGGAGTCCATCTTTGACCAGTCCCAGGAGGAGGAGCGGAAAAGGATCGTCTTCCTCAAACAGGCCTTCCTCTCCATCCACACACATCTGGACATCACCAACAATGAGAG TGCGTTAGCTGTGTACAATGAGCTGCACAACACACTGATGGCCATCGATGAGCAAGAGGACCTTCGCTGGTGGAAAAACACCCACGGGCCTGGAATGCCCACAGACTGGCCTCACTTCCAG GATTGGATCCCTGataagaagaacaaaaaagggaaaaaggatGTGGAAAAGAAAGGAACACTAGAGAAGAG TGCGATGATCGGAGGCGTGAGAGTCAGAGCTCTGTATGATTACGTTGGCCAGGAGACGGATGAGCTGTCCTTTAAAGCAG GTGAGGAGTTTCTGAAGGTCGAGGATGAGGACGATCAGGGCTGGTGTCGGGGCATGAAGGACGGCGGGTGGGAGGGGCTTTACCCAGCCAACTACGTGGAGGTGGTGTAA